Proteins encoded by one window of Manihot esculenta cultivar AM560-2 chromosome 10, M.esculenta_v8, whole genome shotgun sequence:
- the LOC110624329 gene encoding legumin B, with the protein MLGSILFLIVMLEKVIAMDLDLSPQYPQNKIFEGEAGSYEAWSSSELAELKLGGSKLVLHPRGFCLPHYADSSKIVYVLQGTEGIVGVVLPNSSEEVVLKLKKGDVIAVPLGTLSWWYNNGDSELVIVFFGETSKSYVPGDFTYFFLSGGIGIMAGFSSEFTRRAYNLKDQEEADKLAGSQTGVLITKIEEGISMPQPDNEFLHKMVYNIDAASADVEVQMGGVFKTLTSSKLPLLEQAGLSVSQVKLEANAMYSPTYTCNGAARVVYVVEGSGSVEIVGIYGQRVVDTNTEAGQMFLVPKFFAVAEIADSEGLEFLSVLTSTE; encoded by the exons ATGCTTGGATCTATATTGTTTTTGATAGTTATGCTGGAGAAAGTGATAGCCATGGATTTGGACTTGTCACCACAGTATCCCcagaataaaatatttgaagGAGAAGCTGGATCATACGAGGCTTGGTCAAGCTCAGAATTGGCTGAGCTAAAGCTTGGGGGATCAAAGCTTGTGCTCCATCCTCGTGGCTTCTGTCTTCCCCACTATGCAGATTCCTCCAAAATTGTTTATGTTCTTCAAG GTACTGAAGGAATAGTGGGAGTGGTGCTTCCTAATTCTTCAGAAGAGGTAGTGCTGAAGCTTAAGAAAGGAGACGTAATAGCAGTGCCTCTGGGAACACTCTCATGGTGGTATAATAATGGAGATTCTGAACTTGTTATTGTTTTCTTTGGAGAAACTTCCAAATCTTACGTTCCTGGAGATTTCACCTACTTCTTTCTATCTGGAGGTATAGGAATAATGGCAGGATTCTCATCTGAATTCACTCGTCGAGCTTACAATCTCAAGGACCAGGAAGAAGCAGACAAGCTCGCTGGAAGCCAAACTGGTGTGTTGATCACCAAGATAGAAGAAGGAATTAGCATGCCTCAACCTGACAACGAGTTCCTGCACAAAATGGTTTACAACATCGACGCTGCATCAGCTGATGTTGAGGTTCAAATGGGCGGTGTCTTTAAGACACTAACATCATCTAAATTGCCGTTGCTTGAGCAAGCAGGGCTAAGTGTAAGTCAAGTGAAACTGGAGGCTAATGCCATGTACTCGCCCACGTACACTTGCAATGGAGCAGCTCGAGTTGTTTACGTTGTTGAAGGGAGTGGAAGTGTAGAAATTGTGGGTATTTATGGTCAGCGAGTTGTGGATACCAACACAGAGGCTGGCCAAATGTTTTTAGTGCCAAAATTCTTCGCTGTTGCTGAAATTGCAGACAGTGAAGGGCTGGAGTTTCTCTCTGTCTTAACTTCTACAGAGTAA
- the LOC110624717 gene encoding probable LRR receptor-like serine/threonine-protein kinase At3g47570 — MRILRLLFVFSMKCFVFSLVMNPYLITLSTAAATSFDGNKTDHLALLAFKAKITYDPQSAFRSWNDSIHFCNWEGVTCGRKHRRVTILDFQSIGLVGSLSPSIGNMSFLRELRLQNNSLHGEISPELGRLFRLQFLHLGNNSFTGQIPTNLSRCSNLQILRVSYNKLEGNIPMELGSLSKLRIFSMQNNYLSGNIPPSIGNLTSLEALSARENFLSGTIPESLGQLKNLLMLAVATNKLSGIIPPAIYNISSINIISVSENQLHGCLPSNLGFMLPHLQHFQIWGNQFSGSIPVSLSNASELEYIDLQRNNFTGKVAVHFGALRRLYFLSLYGNSLGSEGGDDLSFITSLLNCSNLAMLDISRNQLEGALPNSLANLSSLQRLSIGKNRIYGGIPPWFSTLDNLLVMGIEDTQLTGTIPMEFGKLQNLQQMFLGHNRLSGEIPSSLGNLSSLTLLHLQANKLQGTIPSSLGNCQNLLFIDLSQNNLNGSIPSQLFSVPMLVSIDFSQNHLVGSLPSQIGYLTHLNELVIFQNNLSGCIPFNLGKCSSLEYLVMGDNKFQCTIPTSFESLRGLRRLDLSMNNLSGKMPDYFVNFKLEYLNLSFNNLEGEVPSKGVFANASVISIEGNNRLCGGTSELKLPRCMSHVSKRSKLHLVEIVVIIISCVFMVAIMSACLCCWLRHEKKEESPCPSIDNSLQQFSYGRIFKATNGFSSENLIGAGNFGSVYKGHLDEDEAIVAIKVLNLQQPGASKSFMAECETLKNIRHRNLLKIITSCSSIDFQGNEFKALIYEYMPNGNLEKWLHPTSNIDAMTIDDHCSLSLLQRIDILIDVGNALDYLHFHCQKPIIHCDLKPSNVLLDDDMVAHVGDFGLAKFLHQPPHSSSLVVRGTIGYTAPEYGLANEMSANGDIYSFGIILLEMMTRKKPTNVNFGEGDGLHNLCKMAFPDQVLEIVDPILLQGDEARENDKQGSIQTRIDNKSECLISMMKIGIACSMEAPQDRMGISDALKNLYLIRKNCTQTTMLN; from the exons ATGAGGATTTTGAGACTACTGTTTGTTTTCTCTATGAAATGTTTTGTTTTCTCACTTGTCATGAATCCTTATCTAATAACTCTCTCAACTGCTGCTGCTACTAGCTTTGATGGAAACAAGACGGATCATCTTGCCTTGTTAGCTTTCAAGGCAAAGATTACGTATGACCCTCAAAGTGCTTTTCGATCTTGGAATGATTCCATACATTTCTGCAACTGGGAAGGTGTCACATGTGGTCGCAAACACAGAAGAGTCACCATTCTTGATTTTCAATCTATAGGTTTGGTGGGTTCTCTATCTCCTTCCATAGGAAACATGAGTTTCCTTAGAGAGCTCAGACTACAAAACAACTCTCTCCATGGTGAAATCTCACCGGAACTTGGCCGTCTGTTCAGGCTACAATTTTTACATCTGGGCAACAACTCCTTTACCGGCCAAATACCAACCAATTTGTCCCGCTGCTCAAACTTGCAGATCCTTCGTGTCTCATACAACAAGCTAGAAGGAAACATTCCAATGGAGCTTGGCTCTTTGTCCAAGCTCAGGATATTCTCCATGCAGAATAATTATTTGAGTGGAAATATACCACCTTCCATTGGCAACCTTACATCTCTGGAAGCCTTATCTGCTCGTGAAAATTTCTTGAGTGGAACTATTCCAGAATCTCTAGGGCAACTAAAGAACTTGTTAATGCTTGCAGTTGCTACGAATAAACTCTCAGGTATCATTCCTCCAGCCATATATAATATTTCATCCATCAATATAATTTCTGTGAGTGAAAATCAACTTCATGGATGTCTTCCATCAAATCTTGGCTTCATGTTACCTCATCTTCAGCACTTTCAAATATGGGGCAACCAGTTTAGTGGATCAATTCCAGTGTCATTATCCAATGCTTCAGAACTTGAATACATAGACTTACAAAGAAATAATTTCACTGGAAAAGTAGCTGTTCATTTTGGAGCCTTAAGGagactttattttttatctctTTATGGAAATAGCCTTGGAAGTGAGGGAGGTGATGATTTGAGTTTTATCACTTCTTTGCTAAACTGCAGCAATTTGGCTATGCTTGATATATCCAGAAATCAACTCGAGGGAGCGTTGCCCAATTCTCTGGCCAATCTTTCATCACTGCAACGGCTGTCCATTGGCAAAAATCGAATATATGGAGGCATCCCTCCATGGTTTTCAACTCTTGATAACTTATTGGTGATGGGTATAGAAGATACTCAATTAACAGGCACTATTCCTATGGAATTTGGTAAGCTTCAAAATCTGCAACAAATGTTTCTTGGCCACAATAGATTATCCGGAGAGATTCCTTCATCCTTGGGAAATTTATCGTCGTTGACTTTACTTCATTTGCAGGCTAATAAATTACAAGGGACAATTCCTTCTAGCCTTGGAAATTGCCAAAACTTGCTATTCATTGACCTTTCTCAAAACAATCTCAATGGCTCCATACCCAGCCAACTTTTTTCTGTCCCTATGCTAGTTTCAATAGATTTTTCTCAAAATCATTTGGTTGGATCCCTCCCTTCACAAATTGGCTACCTAACCCATTTGAATGAATTGGTTATTTTCCAAAACAACTTGTCTGGCTGCATTCCATTTAACCTTGGAAAGTGCAGTAGCCTTGAATATCTTGTCATGGGTGACAACAAATTTCAATGTACTATACCCACATCGTTTGAATCCTTAAGAGGACTTAGACGTTTAGATTTGTCTATGAACAATTTATCTGGCAAAATGCCAGACTACTTCGTGAACTTTAAGCTAGAATATCTGAATCTGTCTTTCAATAACTTGGAGGGTGAGGTTCCTAGCAAAGGTGTCTTTGCAAATGCAAGTGTCATATCAATTGAAGGTAACAACAGGCTTTGTGGGGGCACATCAGAACTCAAACTGCCAAGATGCATGAGTCATGTATCAAAGAGAAGCAAGTTACATCTGGTTGAAATAGttgtaataataatatcatGTGTTTTCATGGTGGCCATCATGTCAGCTTGCTTATGTTGTTGGTTAAGACATGAGAAAAAAGAGGAATCTCCTTGTCCCTCCATTGACAATTCATTGCAGCAATTTTCATATGGAAGAATTTTCAAGGCAACTAATGGGTTCTCTTCTGAGAATTTGATTGGTGCGGGAAACTTTGGCTCGGTCTACAAAGGCCATCTTGATGAGGATGAAGCAATTGTTGCAATAAAAGTACTCAACCTTCAACAACCAGGAGCTTCAAAGAGTTTCATGGCTGAGTGTGAAACCTTGAAAAACATTCGTCACCGTAATCTTTTGAAGATCATCACTTCCTGTTCAAGTATTGATTTTCAAGGAAATGAATTCAAAGCACTTATCTATGAATACATGCCAAATGGGAACCTAGAGAAGTGGTTGCATCCAACTTCAAACATAGATGCTATGACAATTGATGATCATTGCAGTCTAAGCCTTCTCCAAAGAATAGATATTCTCATAGATGTTGGAAATGCATTAGATTATCTCCACTTTCACTGCCAAAAACCGATTATCCATTGTGATCTAAAACCGAGCAATGTTCTTCTTGATGATGACATGGTTGCTCATGTTGGCGATTTTGGACTCGCAAAGTTTCTTCATCAACCACCTCACAGCAGCTCACTGGTAGTGAGAGGAACAATAGGCTATACAGCTCCAG AATATGGTCTAGCAAATGAAATGTCAGCAAATGGAGATATCTATAGTTTTGGGATTATATTGCTGGAGATGATGACAAGAAAGAAGCCAACAAATGTCAATTTTGGGGAAGGTGATGGTCTTCATAACTTGTGCAAAATGGCATTTCCTGATCAAGTGTTGGAGATTGTAGACCCAATTCTTCTACAAGGAGATGAAGCAAGAGAAAATGATAAGCAAGGTTCAATCCAGACAAGAATTGATAACAAAAGTGAATGTCTAATCTCCATGATGAAGATTGGAATAGCATGCTCCATGGAAGCTCCTCAAGATAGAATGGGCATAAGTGATGCACTCAAGAACTTGTATTTGATCAGAAAGAATTGCACTCAAACTACAATGCTCAACTGA
- the LOC110624328 gene encoding probable LRR receptor-like serine/threonine-protein kinase At3g47570, whose translation MKRFSILFPFSLKCIVLLLFMQLSLESTPSNIDAVTTGGGNKNDHLALLEFKAKIVHDPQNVMRSWNGSAHFCNWEGVVCGRKHRRVTILNLEDKGLVGSLSPYIGNMSFLRQIRLRNNSLQGKIPAEVGRLFRLQAFDLYYNHVEGKIPWNLSLCSNLRLLFLENNKLEGQIPTELANLRKLWVLDLDVNYLTGGLPPSIANMSLLEMLAVTNNFLIGSIPDVLGQLSHLSTIGLELNNFSGIIPPCMYNISSIKIFSVAFNSLHGSVPSDIGILLPHLQRLQLDNNYFSGSIPLSISNASELQVLTLSGNKFNGEVLVQFGLLKQLRILFLGDNNFNGGLQFIASMANCSSLIYLDLSHSQFTGALPNSVANLSSNLRFLAIADNRISGSLPLGLFDLVNLPRIILQRNQITGAIPTEIGKLQKLQELFLDRNRLSGKIPSSIGNLSFLINLQLDTNMLQGNIPSSLGNCRNLLRIGLSRNNLTGFIPKQLFPIASMLISISLFQNHLVGPLPLEIGNLFNLNELNISQNMLSGEIPSNLGQCRSLEFLFMDNNNFHGVIPMSLESLRGLRRFDLSNNNMSGPIPKFLGKLALEYLNFSFNNFEGEVPTEGVFANMSSTSLEGNKMVCGGIQELRLPRCSFDVSKKRKLLQVIKVAVITIPCILGVLILSASLYCWFKRQKRMQSPSSLELKSFPKLSYQKILKATDGFSTANLLGAGSFGSVYKGTLEEDGVIIAVKVLNPQRRGAAKSFKAECKVLQNIRHRNLVRTITSCSSIDFQGNDFKALVYEYMPNGNLDKWLHPSSEIYVEPTEQWSLSFLQRINIAIDVGNALDYLHHGCQKPVIHCDLKPSNILLDNEMVAHIGDFGLAKFLSQLSGPIHSSSVGVRGTIGYAAPGN comes from the coding sequence ATGAAGAGATTCAGCATTCTCTTTCCATTTTCTCTGAAATGCATTGTCCTCTTGCTCTTCATGCAGCTGAGCTTGGAAAGTACTCCCTCTAATATTGATGCTGTAACCACAGGTGGTGGGAATAAAAACGATCATCTTGCTTTATTAGAATTCAAGGCAAAGATTGTACATGACCCTCAAAATGTCATGAGGTCATGGAATGGTTCTGCCCATTTCTGTAATTGGGAAGGTGTCGTATGTGGTCGCAAGCACAGAAGAGTTACCATTCTTAATCTTGAAGATAAAGGCTTGGTGGGTTCTTTGTCTCCTTATATAGGAAACATGAGTTTCCTTAGGCAGATAAGACTCCGCAACAATAGCCTCCAAGGAAAAATCCCAGCTGAAGTTGGTCGCTTGTTTAGGCTACAAGCTTTTGATCTGTATTACAACCATGTTGAAGGGAAAATTCCATGGAACTTGTCCCTCTGTTCAAACCTCAGGCTGTTGTTCTTAGAAAACAACAAGCTAGAAGGACAAATTCCAACCGAGCTTGCAAATTTGCGTAAGCTTTGGGTACTTGACCTCGATGTAAACTATTTGACTGGCGGCCTTCCACCTTCTATCGCGAACATGAGCTTGTTGGAAATGTTGGCTGTCACTAACAATTTTCTTATTGGAAGTATTCCAGATGTCCTGGGGCAACTAAGTCACTTGTCCACGATCGGACTTGAATTGAACAATTTCTCAGGTATCATCCCTCCATGCATGTATAATATTTCGTCCATCAAAATTTTCTCTGTGGCTTTTAATTCGCTTCATGGAAGTGTCCCATCAGACATTGGAATCCTCCTACCGCACCTACAGCGGCTTCAACTGGACAATAACTACTTCAGTGGATCAATTCCACTGTCAATATCCAACGCTTCAGAACTTCAAGTATTGACTTTGTCAGGAAACAAATTCAATGGAGAAGTTCTTGTCCAGTTTGGACTACTCAAACAGTTgcgaattttatttttaggagACAACAATTTCAATGGTGGTTTACAATTCATCGCATCTATGGCAAACTGTAGCAGTTTGATATATTTGGATTTATCCCATAGTCAGTTTACAGGAGCATTGCCTAATTCGGTTGCCAATCTCTCTTCTAATCTTCGATTTCTAGCAATTGCAGATAATCGAATATCAGGTAGCCTCCCCCTAGGCTTATTTGATCTTGTTAACTTACCAAGAATAATCTTGCAAAGAAATCAAATTACAGGAGCTATTCCTACTGAAATCGGTAAGCTTCAGAAACTACAGGAACTCTTTCTTGATCGAAATAGATTATCTGGAAAAATTCCTTCATCTATTGGAAACTTATCATTCTTGATTAATCTTCAATTGGACACTAACATGTTACAAGGCAATATCCCGTCTAGCTTAGGCAATTGTCGTAACTTACTACGGATAGGTCTTTCTAGGAATAATTTAACTGGGTTCATACCAAAACAACTTTTTCCTATTGCTTCCATGTTAATTTCCATATCTCTATTTCAAAATCATTTGGTTGGACCCCTCCCTTTGGAAATTGgcaatttattcaatttgaatGAACTGAATATTTCCCAAAATATGTTGTCTGGAGAAATTCCAAGTAATCTTGGTCAGTGTCGTAGCCTTGAGTTCCTTTTCATGGACAATAACAATTTTCATGGTGTCATACCCATGTCATTGGAGTCATTAAGAGGCCTTAGACGATTTGATCTTTCTAATAATAACATGTCTGGTCCAATTCCAAAGTTTTTAGGGAAACTTGCCTtggaatatttgaatttttctttcaacaatTTTGAGGGTGAGGTTCCAACGGAAGGTGTTTTTGCAAATATGAGTTCGACATCACTTGAAGGTAACAAGATGGTTTGTGGGGGCATTCAAGAACTACGTCTGCCAAGATGTAGTTTCGACGTAtcgaagaaaagaaaattacttcAAGTAATTAAAGTAGCTGTCATCACAATTCCATGCATTCTTGGTGTGCTTATTTTGTCAGCCTCCTTGTACTGTTGGTTCAAAAGGCAGAAAAGGATGCAATCTCCGAGCTCATTGGAATTAAAATCATTTCCAAAACTTTCTTATCAAAAGATTCTCAAGGCAACTGATGGGTTTTCGACAGCAAATTTGCTTGGTGCTGGTAGTTTCGGATCTGTCTACAAAGGCACCCTTGAGGAGGATGGAGTCATCATTGCAGTAAAAGTACTCAACCCTCAACGGAGAGGagctgcaaaaagtttcaaggcTGAGTGCAAGGTCTTGCAAAACATCCGTCATCGTAATCTTGTAAGGACCATCACTTCTTGCTCGAGTATTGATTTTCAAGGAAATGATTTCAAGGCACTTGTTTACGAGTATATGCCGAACGGGAACTTGGACAAGTGGTTGCATCCAAGTTCGGAAATATATGTCGAGCCAACTGAACAATGGAGCCTGAGCTTTCTCCAAAGAATAAACATTGCCATAGACGTAGGAAACGCACTGGATTATCTTCACCATGGCTGCCAAAAGCCAGTCATTCATTGTGATCTAAAGCCAAGCAACATTCTTCTTGACAATGAGATGGTTGCTCATATTGGAGATTTTGGGCTAGCAAAGTTCCTCTCTCAGCTCAGTGGTCCAATTCACAGCAGTTCAGTGGGAGTGAGAGGCACAATTGGTTATGCAGCACCAGGTAATTAA
- the LOC110624326 gene encoding receptor kinase-like protein Xa21 → MSSSRRTLLGFRSQWIMGAATVPVFLTLMLAKRSIEAERFFLLAVFSSNMQLSRIMIRDGVGIDQVKSLREVEDFMDRGERKWWETSLESTPSNIDAVTTGGGNKTDHLALLEFKAKIVHDPQNVMRSWNDSAHFCNWEGVVCGRKHRRVTILNLEDKGLVGSLSPYIGNMSFLRQIILRNNSLQGKIPAEVGRLFRLQAFDLYYNHVEGKIPWNLSLCSNLRLLILQNNKLEGQIPTELANLRKLWVLDLGVNYLTGGLPPSIANMSLLEMLAVPNNFLTGSIPDVLGQLSHLSSIGLPLNNFSGIIPPCMYNISSIKIFSVAINSLHGSVPSDTGILLPRLQLFELDNNYFSGSIPLSISNASELQVLTLSGNNFNGEVLVQFGLLKQLRILLLQGNNFNGGLQFIASMANCSNLIYLELSQNQFTGALPNSVANLSSNLRFLAIADNRISGSLPLGLFDLVNLPRIILQRNQITGAIPTEIGKLQKLQELFLDQNRLSGKIPSSIGNLSSLINLQLDINMLQGTIPSSLGNCRNLLRLGLSRNNLSGFIPKQLFPIASMLICWYKRQKRMQSPSSLELKSFPKLSYQKILKATDGFSTANLLGAGSFGSVYKGTLEEDGVIIAVKVLNPQRRGAAKSFKAECKVLQNIRHRNLVRTITSCSSIDFQGNDFKALVYEYMPNGNLDKWLHPSSEIYVEPTEQWSLSFLQRINIAIDVGSAVDYLHHGCQKPVIHCDLKPSNILLDNEMVAHIGDFGLAKFLSQLSGPIHSSSVGVRGTIGYAAPEYGLGSDPSTSGDVYSYGILLLEMMTSKKPTDNIFVEGLNLHDFARMALPDHAVEIVDPILLQEDEEEEARLNRNEGPTQVRYGEKIECLIRMMKVGAGCSMESPQDRMAISDAVNELQSIRKYYMGARAGLSTRARS, encoded by the exons ATGTCATCATCAAGAAGAACATTGCTCGGTTTTAGATCACAATGGATAATGGGTGCTGCAACGGTTCCAGTCTTCTTGACACTTATGCTTGCAAAGAGGAGTATTGAAGCAGAAAGGTTTTTTCTTTTGGCTGTTTTTTCCTCCAACATGCAGTTGTCTAGAATTATGATCAGAGATGGTGTTGGCATAGATCAA GTTAAGTCTCTACGAGAAGTGGAAGATTTCATGGACAGAGgtgaaagaaaatggtgggaA ACGAGCTTGGAAAGTACTCCCTCTAATATTGATGCTGTAACCACAGGTGGTGGGAATAAAACCGATCATCTTGCTTTATTAGAATTCAAGGCAAAGATTGTACATGACCCTCAAAATGTCATGAGGTCATGGAATGATTCTGCCCATTTCTGTAATTGGGAAGGTGTCGTATGTGGTCGCAAGCACAGAAGAGTTACCATTCTTAATCTTGAAGATAAAGGCTTGGTGGGTTCTTTGTCTCCTTATATAGGAAACATGAGTTTCCTTAGGCAGATAATACTCCGCAACAATAGCCTCCAAGGAAAAATCCCAGCTGAAGTTGGTCGCTTGTTTAGGCTACAAGCTTTTGATCTGTATTACAACCATGTTGAAGGGAAAATTCCATGGAACTTGTCCCTCTGTTCAAACCTCAGGCTGTTGATCTTACAAAACAACAAGCTAGAAGGACAAATTCCAACTGAGCTTGCAAATTTGCGTAAGCTTTGGGTACTTGACCTCGGTGTAAACTATTTGACTGGCGGCCTTCCACCTTCTATCGCGAACATGAGCTTGTTGGAAATGTTGGCTGTCCCTAACAATTTTCTTACTGGAAGTATTCCAGATGTCCTGGGGCAACTAAGTCACTTGTCCTCGATCGGACTTCCATTGAACAATTTCTCAGGTATCATCCCTCCATGCATGTATAATATTTCGTCCATCAAAATTTTCTCTGTGGCTATTAATTCGCTTCATGGAAGTGTTCCATCAGACACTGGAATCCTCCTACCGCGCCTACAGTTGTTTGAACTGGACAATAACTACTTCAGTGGATCAATTCCACTGTCAATATCCAACGCTTCAGAACTTCAAGTATTGACTTTGTCAGGAAACAATTTCAATGGAGAAGTTCTTGTCCAGTTTGGACTACTCAAACAGTTGCGAATTTTACTTTTACAAGGCAACAATTTCAATGGTGGTTTACAATTCATCGCATCTATGGCAAACTGTAGCAATTTGATATATTTGGAGTTATCCCAGAATCAGTTTACAGGAGCATTGCCTAATTCGGTTGCCAATCTCTCTTCTAATCTTCGATTTCTAGCAATTGCAGATAATCGAATATCAGGTAGCCTCCCCCTAGGCTTATTTGATCTTGTTAACTTACCAAGAATAATCTTGCAAAGAAATCAAATAACAGGAGCTATTCCTACTGAAATAGGTAAGCTTCAGAAACTACAGGAActctttcttgatcaaaatagaTTATCTGGAAAAATTCCTTCATCTATTGGAAACTTATCATCCTTGATTAATCTTCAATTGGACATTAACATGTTACAAGGCACTATCCCGTCTAGCTTAGGCAATTGTCGTAACTTGCTACGGCTAGGTCTTTCTAGGAATAATTTAAGTGGGTTCATACCAAAACAACTTTTTCCTATTGCTTCCATGTTAAT CTGTTGGTACAAAAGGCAGAAAAGGATGCAATCTCCGAGCTCATTGGAACTAAAATCATTTCCAAAACTTTCTTATCAAAAGATTCTCAAGGCAACTGATGGGTTTTCGACAGCAAATTTGCTTGGTGCTGGTAGTTTCGGATCTGTCTACAAAGGCACCCTTGAGGAGGATGGAGTCATCATTGCAGTAAAAGTACTCAACCCTCAACGGAGAGGagctgcaaaaagtttcaaggcTGAGTGCAAGGTCTTGCAAAACATACGTCATCGTAATCTTGTAAGGACCATCACTTCTTGCTCGAGTATTGATTTTCAAGGAAATGATTTCAAGGCACTTGTTTACGAGTATATGCCGAACGGGAACTTGGACAAGTGGTTGCATCCAAGTTCGGAAATATATGTCGAGCCAACTGAACAATGGAGCTTGAGCTTTCTCCAAAGAATAAACATTGCCATAGACGTAGGAAGCGCAGTGGATTATCTTCACCATGGCTGCCAAAAGCCAGTCATTCATTGTGATCTAAAGCCAAGCAACATTCTTCTTGACAATGAGATGGTTGCTCATATTGGAGATTTTGGGCTAGCAAAGTTCCTCTCTCAGCTCAGTGGTCCAATTCACAGCAGTTCAGTGGGAGTGAGAGGCACAATTGGTTATGCAGCACCAG AATATGGGCTAGGAAGTGATCCATCAACAAGCGGAGATGTTTATAGCTATGGGATACTGTTATTGGAGATGATGACATCAAAGAAACCTACTGATAATATATTTGTAGAAGGTCTCAACCTTCACGATTTTGCAAGGATGGCATTGCCTGATCATGCTGTGGAGATTGTGGATCCAATTCTattgcaagaagatgaagaagaagaagcaagatTAAATAGGAATGAAGGTCCAACACAAGTAAGATATGGGGAGAAAATTGAATGCTTAATTAGGATGATGAAGGTTGGAGCAGGATGCTCCATGGAGTCTCCTCAAGATAGAATGGCCATAAGTGATGCAGTCAATGAGTTGCAATCAATCAGAAAGTATTATATGGGAGCTAGAGCAGGCCTCTCCACTCGAGCAA GATCATGA